Proteins encoded together in one Deinococcus multiflagellatus window:
- a CDS encoding Sec-independent protein translocase subunit TatA/TatB gives MPNIGPAELIVILLVALVVFGPRKLPELGKSLGAGLREFRRSTQGLKDEFEGSMRDGPARPTQTIAPAAVAAPEPAAPVSAQSVAAPTAAAPSQPEQR, from the coding sequence ATGCCGAATATTGGACCCGCTGAACTGATCGTGATTCTTCTGGTGGCCCTGGTGGTGTTTGGCCCGCGCAAGCTGCCAGAACTGGGCAAGAGCCTGGGGGCGGGCCTGCGCGAATTCCGCCGCAGCACCCAGGGCCTCAAAGACGAGTTTGAAGGCAGCATGCGCGACGGCCCGGCCCGGCCCACCCAGACCATCGCCCCGGCCGCTGTCGCCGCGCCAGAGCCCGCTGCGCCTGTCTCGGCCCAGAGCGTGGCGGCCCCCACGGCAGCGGCACCCAGCCAGCCCGAACAGCGCTAA
- a CDS encoding serine/threonine-protein kinase, protein MPLDTGSQLAGRYNLLTLLGEGGSARVFRAHDTLLSREVAVKVQHAHVPPSDRERFLREVRTLARLTHPGVVPVLDLGTEQDGGRPFFTMPLMTGGPVTALGPLEDAPAPLARFLTAAAFSARALHFIHEQGITHRDLTPGNILLDEAGWPRIMDFGLVALTEQTRHLTRSGVTLGTPAYMAPEQARGVGVGPHSDLYALGAVLYRVACGSPPFVGDSDQSVLYQHVYEAPPDPRDLNPAVPDAVARVLLRLLAKKAAERPDSGEALAHLWALARRDVWSAHARGQYRGGRARSGEHPDGPGQVEGLREAWSVSLPGEVTWPAAVMGEGDLVAVGTRGGQLVLTHASGRPFATYAARDEVTAPATFHGGHVLFGAWDGTLRRVNLLSGAQLWQHQARAEFTGAPTLWGGQVLASSRDGHLYALDARTGELRWAYRTGGPVAASPVLWAGAALICDESGWLHALDARSGHALWKVEVGTVHGTPALLPLEGAEATLVVATWEGEVHALALSAASGRAALAPEPTLWTYDLEDEVWASPALSGSLPGGVAVLAGWGGEVRALRLSDGEDLWTHRLGGRVTASPVISAGLVFLASEEGQLCALDLRTGQSRWTHREAAGVQATPLAADGTLYVAFMNGVLRAYRVLGRSSGPQSGS, encoded by the coding sequence ATGCCGCTGGACACCGGTTCACAGCTTGCGGGGCGCTACAACCTGCTGACCCTGCTGGGCGAGGGCGGCAGCGCCCGCGTGTTCCGCGCGCACGACACCCTGCTCTCGCGCGAGGTGGCCGTGAAGGTGCAGCACGCCCACGTGCCACCCTCGGACCGCGAGCGCTTTCTGCGCGAGGTGCGCACCCTGGCCCGCCTGACCCACCCCGGCGTGGTGCCGGTGTTGGACTTGGGCACCGAGCAGGATGGGGGGCGGCCCTTTTTCACCATGCCGCTGATGACCGGCGGGCCGGTGACCGCGCTGGGGCCCCTGGAAGACGCCCCGGCGCCGCTGGCCCGCTTTCTCACGGCCGCCGCTTTCAGTGCGCGCGCCCTGCACTTTATTCACGAGCAGGGCATCACCCACCGCGACCTGACCCCCGGTAACATCCTGCTGGACGAGGCGGGGTGGCCGCGCATCATGGATTTCGGGCTGGTGGCGCTCACGGAACAGACCCGGCACCTCACCCGCAGCGGGGTGACCCTGGGCACGCCCGCCTACATGGCCCCGGAGCAGGCGCGCGGCGTCGGCGTGGGCCCGCACAGCGACCTGTACGCCCTGGGGGCGGTGCTCTACCGCGTGGCCTGCGGCAGTCCGCCCTTCGTGGGTGACAGCGACCAGAGCGTGCTCTACCAGCACGTGTACGAGGCCCCCCCCGATCCCCGCGACCTGAACCCGGCGGTGCCCGACGCCGTGGCGCGCGTGCTGCTGCGGCTGCTGGCCAAAAAGGCCGCCGAGCGCCCGGACAGCGGCGAGGCCCTGGCCCACCTGTGGGCGCTGGCGCGGCGCGACGTGTGGAGTGCCCACGCCCGCGGGCAGTACCGGGGCGGGCGCGCCCGCAGCGGCGAGCACCCCGACGGCCCGGGGCAGGTGGAGGGCCTGCGCGAAGCCTGGAGCGTCTCGCTGCCCGGCGAGGTGACGTGGCCCGCCGCCGTGATGGGGGAGGGCGATCTGGTGGCGGTGGGCACGCGCGGCGGGCAACTGGTGCTCACCCACGCTTCGGGCCGCCCCTTTGCCACCTACGCCGCGCGCGACGAGGTGACGGCCCCCGCCACCTTTCACGGCGGCCACGTGCTGTTCGGCGCCTGGGACGGGACCCTGCGCCGCGTGAACCTGCTGAGCGGCGCGCAGCTGTGGCAGCACCAGGCCCGCGCGGAATTCACGGGCGCCCCGACCCTGTGGGGCGGGCAGGTGCTGGCCAGCAGCCGCGACGGCCACCTGTACGCGCTGGACGCCCGCACAGGCGAGTTACGCTGGGCCTACCGCACCGGGGGCCCGGTGGCCGCCAGCCCGGTGCTGTGGGCCGGCGCCGCCCTGATCTGCGACGAAAGCGGCTGGTTGCACGCCCTGGACGCCCGCAGCGGGCACGCGCTGTGGAAAGTCGAAGTGGGCACGGTCCACGGCACCCCCGCCCTGCTGCCGCTGGAGGGCGCCGAGGCCACCCTGGTCGTGGCCACCTGGGAGGGCGAGGTGCACGCCCTGGCCCTGAGTGCCGCCAGTGGCCGCGCCGCCCTGGCCCCCGAACCCACCCTGTGGACCTACGACCTGGAAGATGAGGTCTGGGCGTCCCCGGCCCTGAGCGGTTCGCTCCCGGGGGGCGTGGCGGTGCTGGCCGGCTGGGGCGGCGAGGTGCGCGCCCTGCGCCTGAGCGACGGTGAGGACCTGTGGACCCACCGCTTGGGTGGCCGCGTGACCGCCAGTCCCGTGATCAGTGCCGGGCTGGTGTTCCTGGCGTCCGAGGAAGGACAGCTGTGTGCGCTGGACCTGCGCACCGGCCAGTCCCGCTGGACCCACCGCGAGGCCGCTGGGGTACAGGCCACGCCCCTGGCCGCCGACGGCACGCTGTACGTGGCCTTTATGAACGGCGTGCTGCGCGCCTACCGGGTGTTGGGCCGCAGCTCAGGCCCTCAAAGTGGATCTTGA
- a CDS encoding DUF885 domain-containing protein, whose amino-acid sequence MDIAERYIRLAHALDVHSEGFIDGYGGPAEWAVRERRAPEALRDEAAELLSSVAAEPDETRRTWLQAQVRAMHTLARMLSGEALAYTEEVRGLYDIEPRRAAEADLRAALAQLDEALPGSGTLLERDEALRARVAVPKDDILRVSAPILAELRARVAARYGLPDGEDFSIGLVQDKPWSGYNWPLGNLNSRIDINTDLPVLLPGLPDLLAHEGYPGHHTEHATKEAVLAREKGWHEHHIQLINAPECVVSEGIAVNALRAVMTREEVEGWLTGDLAAVAGLDPDDVRAFLAASRAREGLRGVSGEAAMRLHADGQSEAEVLDFLQTYAPASEARARQSLRFISQPTFRAYIFTYSVGGDLVRAVLDAGGPEAYGRLLRDPLTPGGLRSGL is encoded by the coding sequence ATGGACATTGCAGAGCGCTACATTCGGCTGGCCCACGCCCTGGACGTGCATTCGGAGGGGTTTATTGACGGCTACGGCGGGCCCGCCGAATGGGCGGTGCGTGAACGCCGCGCCCCCGAGGCCCTGCGCGACGAGGCCGCCGAGCTGCTGTCCAGCGTGGCGGCCGAGCCCGACGAGACCCGGCGCACCTGGCTGCAGGCCCAGGTGCGCGCCATGCACACCCTGGCCCGGATGCTGAGCGGCGAGGCCCTGGCGTACACCGAAGAGGTGCGCGGCCTGTACGACATTGAGCCGCGCCGCGCCGCCGAGGCCGACCTGCGCGCGGCGCTGGCCCAGCTGGACGAGGCCCTGCCAGGGTCAGGGACCCTGCTGGAGCGTGACGAAGCCCTGCGCGCCCGCGTGGCGGTGCCCAAAGACGACATCCTGCGCGTCTCGGCGCCCATTCTGGCTGAACTGCGCGCGCGGGTGGCGGCCCGCTATGGCCTGCCAGACGGCGAGGACTTCAGCATCGGGCTGGTGCAGGACAAGCCCTGGAGCGGCTACAACTGGCCGCTGGGCAACCTGAACAGCCGCATTGACATCAACACCGACCTGCCGGTGCTGCTGCCCGGGTTGCCGGACCTGCTGGCCCACGAGGGCTACCCCGGCCACCACACCGAACACGCCACCAAGGAAGCGGTGCTGGCGCGCGAAAAGGGCTGGCACGAGCACCATATTCAGCTCATCAACGCGCCGGAATGCGTGGTCTCGGAGGGCATTGCGGTCAACGCCCTGCGCGCGGTGATGACCCGCGAGGAGGTGGAAGGGTGGCTGACCGGCGACCTTGCTGCCGTGGCCGGACTGGACCCGGACGATGTGCGCGCCTTCCTGGCGGCTTCACGCGCCCGCGAGGGCCTGCGCGGCGTGAGCGGCGAGGCGGCCATGCGCCTGCATGCGGACGGCCAGAGCGAGGCCGAGGTACTGGACTTCCTGCAGACCTACGCCCCGGCCAGCGAGGCCCGCGCCCGCCAGAGCCTGCGCTTCATCTCGCAGCCCACCTTCCGGGCGTACATCTTCACGTATTCGGTGGGGGGCGATCTGGTGCGCGCCGTGCTGGACGCCGGGGGCCCCGAGGCCTACGGGCGACTGCTGCGCGACCCCCTGACGCCGGGCGGGCTGCGCAGCGGCCTCTGA
- the glgX gene encoding glycogen debranching protein GlgX, translating to MTTLTAPPTPVPMRPGRPFPLGATWDGKGTNFALYSEHASAIELCLFDEQGQETRVPVREQTAFVWHAYLPGVGPGQRYGYRVHGEYAPEKGLRFNPNVVLLDPYARALDGTEQFDRGVFGYVLGEDDSVMQQGEQRGAPLGIVTNPKSFDWQGDERPNVPFHQSVIYEAHVKGLTMTHPGVPEELRGTYAGVATEPILTYLKELGITAIEFMPVHQHVDDPFLLDKGLTNYWGYSTLAFFAPDVRYSAEAKKGNPAGAVDEFKAMVRALHEAGIEVILDVVYNHTAEGNHLGPTLSFKGIDNPTYYRLVADDPRFYFDYTGTGNSLNVRHPQTLQLIMDSLRYWVTDMHVDGFRFDLASTLARGLHEVDQLSGFFTIIHQDPVISQVKLIAEPWDVGEGGYQVGNFPVNWAEWNGIYRDDMRAFWKGDGGLASEIGYRLTGSSDLYQFNGRKPYASINFVTAHDGFTLRDTVTYEQKHNEANGEGNNDGHNHNITWNCGVEGETDDPAVNALRARQQRNFLATLLLGQGTPMLLGGDEFGRTQGGNNNAYCQDNEISWYNWHALDEDLLAFTKKVIALRKAHPALHRRKFFSGRNIRGEDIRDIMWLRFDGQEMTDEDWSNPHTQSMGIFLDGGGLDDTDERGRPLVDDHLLLLLNASHVDLPFRLPDLGGCQTWELLLDTTDDHAGGQAAAGSETNLASRSVKLYRCPQAQEG from the coding sequence ATGACCACCCTGACTGCTCCCCCCACCCCTGTGCCCATGCGCCCTGGCCGCCCCTTTCCACTGGGGGCCACTTGGGACGGCAAGGGCACCAACTTTGCCCTGTATTCCGAACACGCCAGCGCCATCGAACTGTGCCTGTTCGACGAGCAGGGCCAGGAAACCCGCGTGCCCGTCCGCGAACAGACCGCCTTCGTGTGGCACGCCTACCTGCCCGGCGTGGGCCCGGGGCAGCGCTACGGCTACCGGGTCCACGGCGAATACGCCCCCGAAAAGGGCCTGCGCTTTAACCCCAACGTGGTGCTGCTGGACCCCTACGCCAGGGCGCTGGACGGCACTGAACAGTTTGACCGGGGCGTGTTCGGCTACGTGCTGGGCGAAGACGACTCCGTGATGCAGCAAGGCGAGCAGCGCGGCGCGCCCCTGGGCATCGTGACCAACCCCAAATCCTTCGACTGGCAGGGCGACGAGCGGCCGAACGTGCCCTTTCACCAGTCGGTGATTTACGAGGCGCACGTCAAGGGCCTCACCATGACCCACCCCGGCGTGCCCGAAGAGCTGCGCGGCACCTACGCGGGCGTGGCCACCGAGCCGATCCTGACCTACCTGAAAGAGCTGGGCATCACGGCCATTGAGTTCATGCCGGTGCACCAGCATGTGGACGACCCCTTCCTGCTGGACAAGGGCCTGACGAACTACTGGGGCTATTCCACCCTGGCCTTTTTCGCCCCGGACGTGCGCTACTCCGCCGAGGCCAAAAAGGGCAACCCGGCCGGCGCAGTAGACGAGTTCAAGGCGATGGTGCGCGCGCTGCACGAGGCCGGCATCGAAGTCATTCTGGACGTGGTGTACAACCACACCGCCGAGGGCAACCACCTGGGGCCCACCCTGTCATTCAAGGGCATTGACAACCCCACCTATTACCGGCTGGTGGCCGATGATCCCCGCTTTTATTTCGATTACACCGGCACCGGCAACAGCCTGAACGTGCGCCACCCGCAGACGCTGCAGCTGATCATGGACTCGCTGCGCTACTGGGTGACCGACATGCATGTGGACGGCTTCCGCTTTGACCTCGCCTCCACACTGGCGCGCGGCCTGCACGAGGTGGACCAGCTGTCGGGCTTTTTCACCATCATTCACCAGGACCCGGTCATCTCGCAGGTGAAGCTGATCGCCGAGCCCTGGGACGTGGGCGAGGGCGGCTATCAGGTGGGCAACTTCCCGGTGAACTGGGCCGAGTGGAACGGGATTTACCGCGACGATATGCGCGCCTTCTGGAAGGGTGACGGTGGCCTGGCCAGCGAAATCGGTTACCGCCTGACCGGCTCTTCGGACCTCTACCAGTTCAATGGCCGCAAGCCCTACGCCAGCATCAACTTCGTGACCGCCCACGACGGCTTTACGCTGCGCGACACCGTGACCTACGAGCAGAAGCACAACGAGGCCAACGGCGAGGGCAATAACGACGGCCACAACCACAACATCACCTGGAACTGCGGCGTGGAAGGCGAAACGGATGATCCGGCGGTCAACGCCCTGCGCGCGCGGCAGCAGCGCAACTTCCTGGCCACGCTGCTGCTGGGCCAGGGCACGCCCATGCTGCTGGGCGGCGACGAGTTCGGGCGCACCCAGGGCGGCAACAACAACGCCTACTGCCAGGACAATGAGATCAGCTGGTACAACTGGCACGCGCTGGACGAGGACCTGCTGGCCTTTACCAAAAAGGTGATCGCCCTGCGCAAGGCGCACCCCGCGCTGCACCGCCGCAAGTTCTTCTCGGGGCGCAATATTCGCGGCGAGGACATCCGCGACATCATGTGGCTGCGCTTTGACGGCCAGGAGATGACCGACGAGGATTGGAGCAACCCCCACACCCAGAGCATGGGGATTTTCCTGGACGGTGGCGGCCTGGACGACACCGACGAGCGCGGGCGGCCCCTGGTGGACGACCACCTGCTGCTGCTGCTGAACGCCTCGCATGTGGACCTGCCTTTCCGCCTGCCGGACCTGGGCGGCTGCCAGACCTGGGAGCTGCTGCTTGACACCACCGACGACCACGCCGGCGGGCAGGCAGCGGCGGGCAGCGAAACCAACCTCGCCTCGCGCAGCGTCAAGCTTTACCGCTGCCCCCAGGCGCAGGAAGGCTAA
- a CDS encoding aminopeptidase, with amino-acid sequence MRLRATIRTLRVPALVLLGALGLSGCAEVRYLAQAAGGQLDLLRRARPLDDARQDPALSTETRRKLNLAAQVRAFAVAPPDQGGLGLPDHGSFRTYVDVGRPSVVWNVFSAPEFSVALDTSCFPVAGCVAYRGYFNEAQAQADAAARRAAGRDVVVGGVSAYSTLGYLKDPLLSTMLLYPDATLIRTVIHELSHPSVYVAGDTVFNESYATAVEEEGMRRWLAAHGTPALREADQLAQSRHTDFEALLLDARAQLEALYAQSGLTDDERRTRKAGVLQGVQTRYAALKASWGGYAGYDAFFARGINNASLGAVAAYAALVPDFEALLARVNGDIGAFITAARACGARPQAERAACLWGG; translated from the coding sequence ATGAGACTGCGGGCCACGATCCGTACGCTGCGCGTTCCCGCCCTGGTCTTGCTGGGCGCCCTGGGCCTGAGCGGCTGCGCCGAGGTGAGGTATCTGGCGCAGGCGGCGGGCGGCCAACTGGACCTGCTGCGCCGCGCCCGCCCGCTGGACGACGCCCGCCAGGACCCAGCCCTGAGCACAGAAACCCGGCGCAAACTGAATCTGGCCGCCCAGGTGCGCGCTTTTGCGGTGGCGCCGCCCGACCAGGGGGGCCTGGGCCTGCCGGACCACGGCAGCTTCCGCACCTACGTGGATGTGGGGCGCCCCTCTGTGGTCTGGAACGTGTTTTCAGCGCCCGAATTCAGCGTGGCGCTGGACACCAGCTGCTTTCCGGTGGCCGGCTGCGTGGCCTACCGGGGCTATTTCAACGAGGCGCAGGCCCAGGCCGACGCCGCCGCGCGCCGCGCCGCCGGGCGCGACGTGGTGGTGGGCGGGGTGAGTGCCTATTCCACCCTGGGCTACCTGAAAGACCCGCTGCTCTCCACCATGCTGCTGTACCCGGACGCCACCCTGATCCGCACCGTCATCCACGAACTTTCGCACCCCAGCGTGTACGTGGCGGGCGACACCGTCTTTAACGAGTCCTATGCCACCGCTGTAGAAGAGGAAGGGATGCGGCGCTGGCTGGCCGCCCACGGCACCCCCGCCCTGCGCGAGGCCGACCAGTTGGCCCAGAGCCGGCACACCGATTTTGAAGCCCTGCTGCTGGACGCCCGCGCGCAGCTGGAGGCCCTGTACGCCCAGAGCGGCCTGACCGACGACGAGCGCCGTACCCGCAAGGCCGGGGTGCTGCAAGGCGTGCAGACCCGCTACGCCGCCCTGAAGGCCAGCTGGGGCGGCTACGCAGGCTACGACGCGTTTTTTGCCCGGGGCATCAACAACGCCTCGCTGGGGGCGGTGGCCGCCTACGCCGCCCTGGTGCCCGACTTTGAGGCGCTGCTGGCGCGGGTGAATGGAGACATAGGGGCCTTTATCACCGCCGCGCGGGCCTGCGGCGCCCGGCCCCAGGCCGAACGGGCGGCGTGCCTGTGGGGGGGCTGA
- a CDS encoding long-chain fatty acid--CoA ligase has product MQGTMMDVQLTVPTILERIRTQYASREVVSLLVAGRDEAGNPLPHTHRTTYGQVAERARRLAGGLLGLGLRKGDRVATLAVNSFRHLEAYLGVPSAGLVLHTVNIRLHPEQIAWIINHAEDRVLLIENVFAAMIPAIKAACPTLEHIFVLGPTPQPIPLPGVQDYDAFVMGSPALDQYPDLDERDPAAMCYTSGTTGNPKGVVYTHRSTLLHSIVSAPKDALNVGERDSVLPIVPMFHVNAWGLPYTCALYGAKQVYAGVFSDGRTVARLLQDEEVTITAGVPTIWMGLLAELDRAAAAGEPYRLSGLERLVVGGSAAPEAMIRAFERHSLTMLQAWGMTETHPLGTASGVPVGVEAQSDEGFTLRAKQGRAVPLIELGLIDDDGQPLPHDGKTMGRLIIRGPWVASSYFKGEGQDNFFSLGGQGWFDTGDIATLDERGYMHIQDRAKDLIKSGGEWISSVDLENAIMAHPAVAQCAVIAMDDPKWDERPLAVVVLREGQSVSHEEIREFLAPKFARWWLPDATVTATNLPIGATGKFLKRELREQYRGYGQAQGVNTPEARE; this is encoded by the coding sequence ATGCAAGGCACCATGATGGATGTTCAGCTGACCGTGCCCACCATTCTGGAGCGCATCCGCACCCAGTACGCCAGCCGCGAGGTCGTGAGCCTGCTGGTGGCGGGCCGCGACGAGGCCGGCAATCCCCTGCCCCACACCCACCGCACCACCTACGGGCAGGTGGCCGAGCGCGCCCGGCGGCTGGCCGGCGGCCTGCTGGGCCTGGGCCTGCGCAAGGGCGACCGTGTGGCCACGCTGGCCGTGAACTCTTTCCGGCATCTGGAGGCCTACCTGGGCGTGCCCAGCGCCGGGCTGGTGCTGCACACGGTGAACATCCGCCTGCACCCCGAGCAGATTGCCTGGATCATCAACCACGCCGAAGACCGCGTGCTGCTCATTGAAAATGTTTTTGCCGCGATGATTCCGGCCATCAAGGCGGCCTGCCCCACCCTGGAGCACATCTTTGTGCTGGGGCCCACCCCGCAGCCTATCCCCCTGCCCGGCGTGCAGGACTACGACGCCTTCGTGATGGGCAGCCCCGCCCTGGACCAGTATCCGGACCTGGACGAGCGCGACCCCGCCGCCATGTGCTACACCAGCGGCACCACCGGCAACCCCAAGGGCGTGGTGTACACCCACCGCTCCACGCTGCTGCACTCCATTGTCAGTGCCCCAAAAGACGCCCTGAACGTGGGCGAGCGCGACAGCGTGCTGCCGATTGTGCCCATGTTCCATGTGAACGCCTGGGGCCTGCCCTACACCTGCGCGCTGTACGGCGCCAAGCAGGTGTACGCCGGGGTCTTCAGCGACGGGCGCACGGTGGCCCGGCTGCTGCAGGACGAAGAGGTGACCATCACGGCGGGCGTGCCCACCATCTGGATGGGCCTGCTGGCCGAACTGGACCGCGCGGCGGCGGCGGGCGAGCCCTACCGCCTGAGCGGCCTGGAGCGGCTGGTGGTGGGCGGCAGCGCGGCCCCCGAAGCCATGATCCGCGCCTTTGAGCGCCACAGCCTGACCATGCTGCAGGCCTGGGGCATGACCGAAACGCACCCCCTGGGCACCGCCAGCGGCGTGCCGGTGGGCGTGGAGGCGCAGAGCGACGAGGGCTTTACCCTGCGCGCCAAGCAGGGCCGCGCGGTGCCCCTGATCGAACTGGGCCTGATTGACGACGACGGCCAGCCGCTGCCGCACGACGGCAAGACCATGGGCCGCCTGATCATCCGGGGGCCCTGGGTGGCCAGCAGCTACTTCAAGGGCGAGGGCCAGGACAACTTCTTCTCGCTGGGCGGCCAGGGGTGGTTCGACACGGGCGACATCGCCACGCTGGACGAGCGCGGCTACATGCACATTCAGGACCGCGCCAAGGACCTGATCAAGAGCGGCGGCGAGTGGATCAGCTCCGTGGATCTGGAAAACGCGATCATGGCGCACCCGGCGGTCGCGCAGTGCGCGGTGATTGCCATGGACGACCCCAAGTGGGACGAGCGCCCGCTGGCTGTGGTGGTGCTCCGCGAAGGCCAGAGCGTGTCGCACGAGGAAATCCGCGAGTTCCTGGCGCCCAAGTTTGCCCGCTGGTGGCTGCCCGACGCCACCGTGACGGCCACGAACCTTCCCATTGGCGCCACCGGCAAGTTCCTGAAGCGCGAACTGCGCGAGCAGTACCGGGGCTACGGACAGGCGCAGGGCGTGAACACCCCCGAAGCGCGGGAGTAA